A single genomic interval of Natranaerobius trueperi harbors:
- a CDS encoding helix-turn-helix domain-containing protein — translation MDYLNNIPTSRKNKHLNDFERGQIELLHKQGYSPYAIGKILNRAPNTIRNELKRGTVTQIKAL, via the coding sequence ATACCAACTTCCCGCAAGAATAAACATCTAAATGATTTCGAACGAGGACAGATTGAGTTACTACATAAGCAAGGCTACAGCCCATACGCCATTGGCAAAATTTTAAATAGAGCACCAAATACTATTCGTAATGAACTAAAAAGAGGTACAGTAACCCAGATCAAGGCCCTTA